The proteins below are encoded in one region of Penaeus monodon isolate SGIC_2016 chromosome 32, NSTDA_Pmon_1, whole genome shotgun sequence:
- the LOC119593614 gene encoding cuticle protein AM1159-like, translating to MKLIVFACLAALALARPQTPESQAETVLDERSDNGDGNFQYTFETSNGIRANKIGSPGSKGQSNMQGSFSFLLPDGSDKPKLLKLIFGVTLAYLGKSHFQEQRKYSVEMGSVRQ from the exons ATGAAGCTG ATCGTCTTCGCCTGTCtggccgccctcgccctcgcccgtcCTCAGACGCCCGAGTCTCAGGCCGAGACCGTTTTGGACGAGAGGTCCGACAACGGCGACGGTAACTTCCAGTACACCTTCGAAACGAGCAATGGTATTAGGGCCAACAAAATTGGCAGTCCCGGGTCCAAGGGCCAGAGCAACATGCAGGGCTCATTCAG CTTCCTTCTTCCCGACGGAA GTGACAAACCTAAACTGCTGAAATTAATATTTGGTGTTACACTGGCTTATCTAGGCAAATCCCACTTTCAAGAGCAGCGTAAGTACTCTGTTGAAATGGGAAGTGTCAGACAATAA